In Rattus rattus isolate New Zealand chromosome 9, Rrattus_CSIRO_v1, whole genome shotgun sequence, a genomic segment contains:
- the LOC116909369 gene encoding olfactory receptor 1361-like translates to MSSTNQSSVTEFLLLGLSRQPQQQQLLFLLFLTMYLATVLGNLLIILAISTDSRLHTPMYFFLSNLSFVDVCFSSTTVPKVLANHILGSQAISFSGCLTQMYFLFTFVDMDNFLLAVMAYDRFVAICYPLHYTTKMTHKVCVLMVAGSWVTANLNVLLHTLLIAQLSFCGDNIIPHFFCDVTPLLKLSCSDTHLNELIIHTEGAVIIVTPFVCILISYIRITCAVLRVSSQKGGWKAFSTCGSHLAVVCLFYGTIIAMYFNPSSFHSSEDTAATVLYTVVTPMLNPFIYSLRNRDLKGALQKLVHRSTFSVQ, encoded by the coding sequence ATGAGCAGCACCAACCAGTCCAGTGTCACTGAATTCCTCCTCCTGGGACTCTCTaggcagccccagcagcagcagctcctcttcctgctcttcctcaccATGTACCTGGCCACTGTCCTGGGAAACCTGCTCATCATCCTGGCCATCAGCACAGACTCCCGcctgcacacccccatgtacttcttcctcagcaacCTGTCCTTTGTGGATGTCTGCTTCTCCTCCACCACTGTCCCCAAGGTATTGGCCAACCATATACTTGGGAGTCAGGCCATTTCCTTCTCTGGGTGTCTCACACAGATGTATTTCCTTTTCACGTTTGTGGACATGGACAATTTCCTGTTGGCTGTGATGGCTTATGACAGATTTGTGGCCATATGCTACCCATTACACTACACAACAAAGATGACCCATAAGGTCTGTGTCCTGATGGTGGCTGGATCGTGGGTCACTGCCAATCTGAATGTCCTCTTACACACTCTGCTCATAGCTCAACTCTCATTCTGTGGGGACAACATCAtcccccacttcttctgtgatgtgACTCCCCTTCTGAAACTCTCCTGCTCAGACACACATCTCAATGAGCTGATTATTCACACAGAGGGAGCTGTAATCATAGTCACCCCATTTGTGTGCATCCTGATCTCCTACATTCGCATCACCTGTgcagtcctgagagtctcttcccAAAAGGGAGGATGgaaagccttctccacctgtggcTCCCACTTGGCTGTGGTCTGCCTCTTCTATGGCACCATTATCGCTATGTATTTCAACCCCTCATCTTTCCATTCATCAGAGGACACGGCAGCCACTGTGTTGTACACAGTGGTAACTCCCATGCTGAACCCTTTTAtttacagcctgaggaacagggACCTGAAAGGGGCTCTACAAAAACTGGTCCACCGAAGTACTTTTTCTGTTCAGTAA
- the LOC116909330 gene encoding LOW QUALITY PROTEIN: olfactory receptor 1361-like (The sequence of the model RefSeq protein was modified relative to this genomic sequence to represent the inferred CDS: inserted 2 bases in 1 codon), producing MSNTNQSSVTEFLLLGLSRQPQQQQFLFLLFLTMYLATVLGNLLIILAISTDSRLHTPMYFFLSNLSFVDVCFSSTTVPKVLANHILGSQAISFSGCLTQMYFLFMFVDMDNFLLAVMAYDRFVAICHPLHYTTKMTRQLCVLMVAGSWVTANLNVLLHTLLIAQLSFCGDNIIPHFFCDVTPLLKLSCSDTHLNELIIHRGAVIIVTPFVCILISYIRILCSPESLFPKGGWKPSPPVAPHLTVVCLFYGTIIAMYFNPHLSIHQRTTAATVLYTVVTPMLNPFIYSLRNRDLKXGSTKLVHRSTFFSVPVKRVGLIPVPTTFQN from the exons ATGAGCAATACCAACCAGTCCAGTGTCACTGAGTTCCTCCTCCTGGGACTCTCCaggcagccccagcagcagcagttcctcttcctgctcttcctcaccATGTACCTGGCCACTGTCCTGGGAAACCTGCTCATCATCCTGGCCATCAGCACAGACTCCCGCCtacacacccccatgtacttcttcctcagcaatCTGTCCTTTGTGGATGTCTGCTTCTCCTCCACCACTGTCCCCAAGGTATTGGCCAACCATATACTTGGGAGTCAGGCCATTTCCTTCTCTGGATGTCTCACACAGATGTATTTCCTTTTCATGTTTGTGGACATGGACAATTTCCTGTTGGCTGTGATGGCTTATGACAGATTTGTGGCCATATGCCACCCATTACACTACACAACAAAGATGACCCGTCAGCTCTGTGTCCTGATGGTGGCTGGATCGTGGGTCACTGCCAATCTGAATGTCCTCTTACACACTCTGCTCATAGCTCAACTCTCATTCTGTGGGGACAACATCAtcccccacttcttctgtgatgtgACTCCCCTCCTGAAACTCTCCTGCTCAGACACGCATCTCAATGAGCTGATTATTCACAGAGGAGCTGTAATCATAGTCACCCCATTTGTGTGCATCCTGATCTCCTACATTCGCATCCTGTgcagtcctgagagtctcttcccAAAGGGAGGATGGaagccttctccacctgtggcTCCCCACTTGACTGTGGTCTGCCTCTTCTATGGCACCATCATCGCTATGTATTTCAACCCTCATCTTTCCATTCATCAGAGGACCACGGCAGCCACTGTGTTGTACACAGTGGTGACTCCCATGTTGAACCCTTTTAtttacagcctgaggaacagggACCTGAA GGGCTCTACAAAACTGGTCCACCGaagtacttttttttctgttccagtAAAAAGAGTTGGACTGATCCCTGTTCCTACCACATTTCAGAATTGA